GGTTGATTGGTGAGAAAAtcttaatgctttttttttcagttatgtTGTTTTTTCTCGCTTTTTCATTGGATCATCCAAATTTCGTAGGCTCTTAATTCAATTGAGTTAGTGGAATTGCATGTTCAGTGATTACtcaaaaatctgtttttttttttttttttttttttttttttttttttttttttttttttttttttttNGGCCGTTGATTctcaaagtttgaatctttgcTATTATCGGATCTGCTCTTTAgatctgtttgttttgttgctctttttcttttgaatcaaGAATGGTTTTGAGATTACTTCCTCCAAGTGATTGCAATATCTATCATGACTTGTTTGTTGTTACTTGATTGGTTTATTAGGTGactgagtaaaaaaaaacatctctttGTCTCTTGATGGATCTACTGTGGTCTGGAGATTAGCTTATTGAACTGTAGTAGTCTCTCAGACAATGCAAGAGTTTCGTTCATTCCCTTGTCCTGCTACTTCTTGGGATAACTCTGTCTTCACTAACTCAAAACTCCAAGGATCTTCTTCCGTGACTGACAACAGCTCTTTAAGCTTGACGATGGATATGATGTCTACCCATTTCCCACGGATGAAACAAACTGGTTTTCAGTTACAGGACCATGATTCTTCCTCTACTCAGTCCACTGGAGGAGAGTCATATAGTGAAGTTGCAAGTTTAAGCGAACCTAATACTCGTTATGGCCGCCACAACATTGTTACCCATCTCTCTGGTCCACTTTTCAACTTCTTGAATAAGACTTCACATTATGTCAGCTGTTAGCCTGTTAGTAGTTTTGGCTGATCGAATGGCTTCTTGTTTTGATGCAGGTTACAAAGAAAACCCGGAGAATCGTATTACAAGTCATTCCAAGTCAATCTTGTCGAAGGTTTCACAACATTCAGTGGTTCTTCCTATTGAGGTTAATTAGTCTACCATCTTTAGACCTTAGTGTAAATCTTGTCGTACATGAGAGTGAGTCTAAAGCTACGCACTTCTTGATTCTAATGTCTATATGCTCTCAGGCGGCTTCTTGGCCTTTACACAGCACTGAAACGCCACATTTCAATGATTTCTTGTCTTTTCCGTATGCATCACAGCACACGGTAATACAAAATTGTTCTTGTTGCATCTTGTCACAGTTCACTGAACTTAAAACTTTTCTTGATGGTACGAagtatttgttattaaaatCTTTGCAGATGCAGTATCCTCAAATTGGAGGGTTGGTTCCTTCTAGAATGCTTTTGCCTCACAACATTCCAGAGAACGAACCAATTTACGTCAATGCCAAACAGTACCAAGCAATTTTACGTCGTAGACAACACCGTGCAAAGCTCGAAGCTCAGAACAAGCTCATCAAAGTCCGGAAAGTATGTTTATCTCTGTTGCACCACATAGAACTACAGAAAAGTTTCAACTATTATGTCTAAGACCAATTCTATGTATGAAAAATTATGCAGCCATACCTTCACGAGTCACGCCACCGTCATGCATTAAAGAGAGCAAGAGGCTCTGGTGGGCGTTTCCTTAACACAAAGAAGCTTCAAGAATCAAAATCTCCTCCATTCTCGGGCTCACCGCATGTCTTCAAGAACTCTACGGGAAAGTTCTGGCAACAGGACATTGCAAGGGGTGGGGTCGGGTCTAGTGGCTCGGCAACATCTTGCTCGGACATAACTGGGAACAACAACGACATGTTCCAACAAATCGGGCTCTCAGGTTATCCATCAAACCACCATGTCTCAGTTCTCATGTGAGACTCTTACTCTGGCAAGTGGTTGATGAGAATCATGACGGGAAGTCATCCTTGGCTATGTATTGATCCATAAAGTTTCTGTTTTTCAAGTTTGCTTTCATTCTACTGCAAAAGAAGTTGAAATCTTTCAACAGTTTTCGTTCCTTTTCTTGTATTTCATTTTTCTACTGTGCTTGTTGCTGAATTGTTTATACTTTGATTTAAACTTCGATTAAGTGTGCACCCACATGGATTTGTGATTTTATGTAatgtataaattatttgtttttacatcTCAATATTGTAAAAAAGTTGGACACAATCAGTCAAATGTCATTTTTAATCATGTTGGAACATAAACATCTTTGTCTATGCATCATTTTATTAAGGTTATATTATGTTTTGACCTTTACATATCCTCCAATCATTTCTCAGTTCCTACAACCAACCAAATCGTTACGATTACATTCCTTCACCTACCAAATACGCATTAAGGCATCACAAAACAATAGTTTGTTGTACAGCTTGAAGCAATATTTGATCAGGACATCTCTCTAAATCTTTCAACAATGTTATGAATGTtgtttataaattcaaaccagTACTTTTTAatgacaataaaaatattatcctATAGACCTGACCAAATTGATAGAAGAAGATAACACCAGACTCTTCTATGCATGCATCATATTATGTCCCCACATTCtaagctttgtttttgtttattacttAATGATAACATCATAGTACAAATTTGATACTTTAATCCCTCAAATTTGATATAGTACTACCCAAATATAACATTACTAGAATATGACCCGTGCTGGgttaaaattctttctttttatttatttggtaatttttatttaaaacatcgtatatatgattattttatttgttgtaaaagtttttttttttatggaatacTATGGCATGAAATCATATACTGAATATGACTTATGTAAATAATATCTATTCTGTAAGATATTCTTgtatatctagattttgacccgcgGTATAACGGGAttaagttgtgtgataaaaaataatttttgtttgtttttatttgatttgtttagtgtttaaaattatatattgtattttgattgttaattctatgacttaaccTATATTATAgcgcatattaattttaggaccaaatatgtaacatatgtttgtcaaaatcatcgtGACCGAGAAAGCCTACCAAACAATATtattccaaacttaaatttaatccgaaaaatcatatttttgaaattttaacccgtgctctagcaaaaaatcatatttcttgaaattttttcatattatagtgacatattattgacccgtgctataacaaatcaaattagagtgtttataatttttaattttttgatctatcatatatttatgatattcttaaaaatatcaaattaaactattttgaaagattccaaattaaattattttaaaagtttattatagtatataaactatacaattcaacaaaagaaatatataaaatgaatttaaatattcaaattttgatacGTTACTCAGTCAATATATTCTGATAaagttaggtaagattttatttttagtataattGGAAATCACTTATAATCTAcggaagagtgattaatttctgagatttttttgtctatatatgcttagttaaatattctttgagattttattttattctttggaaTATACTTTTTAAGAGGATCATAATCCTAAATCTATacaacctatcaaataattaatcttagttataacctatattaatattatatagtctaccaatttgaagtcgtgtactttcgttttattaaaaatgggATATAATCTTCTGATATGCAACATATTCAGTATAGTACAACCTACAACAATGGTCCCAAATTGCAATATGTGATGAGACTAATTGACTTGTGGAATGCCAATCAAATTGTAATACTCAAATGATACTTTCACAAGCCTTATAACCATTTTTCTAAAGGTAGTTTCCTAATTAATGTAGTTATCGACACACTCCTCTATATAAAGACCACACGCcatttcaatatatattcaaatctcATCTAGAAATTCTCCATCCATATATTTTCTATTCCTGTTACtgttgtttatctttttctttaacCTATCACCTAGTCACAAATTCAATGTCGTTAGACGAAACAGAACCACCAAACCAGACTCTAGATCATATCCTAAGCTGGCTCGAGGATTCTATGTCCTTATCCCCATTACCAGGATTCGATGATTCTTATTTGCTCCACGAGTTTGATGGGTCTCAAACGTGGGAATGGGATCAGACTCAAGACCCGGAACATGGTTTCATTCAAAGCTATAGTCAAGATCTTAGTGCATATGTGGGTTGTGAAGCAATTAACCTGGAAGTTGTAACAGAAGCCCCATTCATTTATTTGGATCCTCCGCCTGAACTTCAGCAACCAAACGATCAATCCAGGAAAAGGAGCAGTGAAAAGCTTATCGAGGCCCAACACGTGAAAAGATCAGCAAGGagcaagaaaaaatcaaacaagtctAGTGAGAAGAGCTGCAAAGATGGTAACAAGGAAGAGAGATGGGCAGAGCAACTACTTAACCCTTGTGCCTTGGCTATTACGTCAAGGAACTCATCAAGGGTTCAACACTACCTTTGTGTTCTCTCTgaacttgcttcttcttctggcgATGCTAATCGTCGGCTTGCAGATTTTGGTCTTCGCGCTCTGCAACATCATCTTTCATCATCCTCTTTGCCATCATCCTCGTCGCCCGTTGTTACGTTTGCTTCAGCAGAAGTGAAGATGTTTCAGAAGACTTTGCTTAAGTTTTATGAGGTAAGCCCTTGGTTTGCTTTGCCTAATAACATGGCAAACTCAGCAATCCTGCAAATTCTAGCACAAGAGCCCATAGATAAAAAGGATCTGCATATTCTTGATATCGGTGTCTCTCACGGTATGCAATGGCCCACTTTGTTGGAGGCTTTGAGCTGCAGATCAGAAGGACCTCCTCCTCATGTTCGAATAAGTGTTGTGTCTGATCTTACCGCAGACATACCTTTCTCTATTGGTCCACCCGCTTACAGTTATGATTCTCAACTCCTTGGCTTTGCTCGGTCTCTCAAGATCAACCTGCAGATTAGTGTAATTGACAAGTTCCAACTCATTGATACCTCACCTCACGAGACCTTGATCATCTGTGCTCAGTTTAGGCTGCATCACCTGAAGTATAGCATCCCTGAAGAGAGAAGCGAGGCTGTGAGGGCACTGAGAAGTTTAAGACCAAAAGGAGTGATCCTTTGTGAGAACAATGGAGAAGGCAGTACCAATGGGGACTTTGCAGCAGGGTTCTCCAGGAAACTTGAGTATATGTGGAAGTTTCTAGATTCAACAAGCTCAGGATTCAAAGAAGAGAATAGCGAAGAGAGGAAGCTAATCGAAGGAGAGGCAACAAAGGTGTTGATGAATGCAGGAGAGATGGATGAAGGAAAAGATAAATGGTATGAGAGGATGAGAGAAGCTGGTTTTGCTGCACAAGCATTTGGTGAAGATGCAATTGATGGAGCCAAATCTTTACTGAGAAAATATGACAAAAATTGGGAAATAAGAATGGAAGATGGAGACACCTTTGCCGGGTTAACATGGAAAGGAGAGGCAGTTTCCTTTTGTTCATTGTGGAAGTAGCTAGTCATCTGTTTTACGTTTGTCTTACTTTTCCAAACTTAAACCCTTGTGTAGCCCAAAATACTATTTAAATGATACAACCTCACCAGCTAGCTTACCATTATTGAATGATCATATAAACAATCACGAGGCAGAAATAAGAATACAGGATTAGGCAAAAAAGTTGGTTTTAAACTTGTAATCGACTAGTAGCAATAGCCATGTTCACAAGGACATGAGAAGAGGAgatgcaagaaacaaaaaattaaactaatctaaatgcactaaacttggaacataagaagGGCACACAAGTGGGACACAATAATTAGGGAAAGTATATCCATATCTGTCAGGTTTTCCCACATTGGGAGCTTCTCTGATATTCACAGACTTGAAGTGTTCTCCTCCATTTTGTCCAATGATGTGAGCTGTTTGGTAGCGACAAGTCTCGGTTTGTTCATATCCGTCAAGATCGAAAACCACGGCGACTCTCTTGTCCTCGTCAATGAGAAAACTCGCGTAAAAGTAACTGTTTCCCTCCTTCAAAGACACGCCTCGTTGAAAAAACTCAATATTCCAGTCGGGAGTGAcatcaagaaccctccatgagTTAGAGCTAAAATCGTAGATTTCGAACCCAAAAACAAGCTCTTCGAGGTAATAATCAACAAACCTCAAGACTTTGTGGTTACGGTTCTTGCAGGCCCGGCCCTTCACCCATTCGAATGAAACATTCGTATTGGGCCTCAAAATTTCGAAGCCCATTTTGCaagaattttttataaaaaaaaaaactaataaggCTTCAAACCTcccaaaactaataaaaaggcttcataatttttaaaaatgtccaaTAATAGGCTCCAAAAAGTCCAAGAATTAGTTAAAAagccatataatttttttttttttcgcaaatgaatatatattgattaaactGGATCATTACAAAGTGTGCTGCTTAGCCATGGGGGCTTTAGTACAGAGTCACAATAATATTGACAATTTATACAACCAAATTTAGCTAAAGCATGTGCTACCCTATTACAATCTCTCTTTGTAAAACTGAAAGTAGCTTTCTGTAGTTTGGAAGTCCAGGTTCTGATATCTTGAATAAAGTTTCTTAGGGATATATCCACTATGTCACCATTAACtatttttgttaagatttcacaATCGCCTTCAAATACAATCTCCTTGTACCCGCGGATCCATGCTTGTTGTATTGCAGTAAGCAAACTCTTTGTTTCTGCTTGTAAAGAGGATCGAACATTATGTAATTTTGTTGCACCCCACACAATAGCCTCTCCCTTGTAATTTCTGAAGATCCATCCGCTAACAGCCTCATGAGTGTGATGATCATAACTCGCGTCATAGTTACATTTAAGGATCGGTGGAGACGGTGGAAGCCACGATGTTATATTCGTACGTGCATTAGATAATGGTGAAGATATATGTTGTAGACTGTTGATCCATTCTTTTGTATCAGATTTCGAAAGTAAGACTGTTTTTGAGACACTTTCTCGATAATTATTGAAAACTTGGTTATTTCTCGCCTTCCAAATCCGCCAGAGTAAAACAAAGGGTAATAAATAATCAAACAGGTTGGAAATCTGCGTGTGACTATTAAGTAGCTGTGCAATAATGTCCTCTGTATTGGATTGTAGATGAGTGACGGCTAgggaagaacaacaagaaaatctccAAGCCATCATGGCAAAGGGACACGAGAAAAAAGCGTGGTGTATGGTTTCATCAGATTGATGACATCTCGGGCATAGAGGATCAATATTCATACCTCTTGTACTTAATCTTGTGGTGACTGGTATTGCTTGCGATAGAATACGCCATAAAAAGTGTTTGATCTTTGGTAACAGCCGTAGCTTCCATATTTTGTTCTTAAGTTCCACTGAACCATGAGGAATATTTAGGACTACTCCAGGATCGAAAGGGTAATGTGTAACAAACCAATATCCTGTCTTGACTGTGTACTCACCTGATCTAGTATAGTTCCAAATTAATTTGTCCGGTTGTGGTACTTGTGAGAGATGAATGTTTTGTATTATGACCTGCTCTTCCTGGGATACGTATGAAAGGAGTTTATGATTATCCCAGTATCGACTTTCACCAGAAGTAGAAATAAATTGATCAAGAGTAGTTTCTGATTGCAAAGGTACAGTTTGAACTAATCGTGGAGGGTGCTCTTCTATAAAATTATCCAAACCTATACGAATGGATTTACCATCCCCCACAATAAATCTTGAACCCTTTTTAATGACATCCAGTCCTATTAAAATAGATGACCAGCCATAAGAttgtttcttcctttgtttggcATCTAAAACTGATTCCTCTCGGTAGTATCTGTTTTTCATTACGCGGGCAAATAAAGAATTAGGATTATGAATCAATCTCCACGCTTGTTTTGAAAGAAGTGCATCATTGAATTTAGCTAAGTCTCTAAATCCCAGACCCCCTTCTCTTTTCGAATGTTGTAGTTTCTTCCAGCCGATCCATGGTATACTGCGTTGATTTGAGTTCTTTTCCCACCAGAACTGCATTAAAAGTGATTCAATCTCTGAAGTGATTCCTAATGGAAGCTTGAAACACGACATAGCGTATACCGGCATTGATAAAGCTACAGAGTTTAACATAATCTCTTTTCCCGCAGGTGATAGTTTCTTAGCAGTCCAAGAATTTGTGCGTTTTTTAACTCTGTCAACAATGTACTCGaacatctcctttttctttcgACCGAACTGCTCAGGTAGACCTAAGTACTTCCCTCCTCCTCCATGATTTGGGATGTCAAGAATAGATTTCAAACGTATTTGAGTGTGTCCATAAACTCGGCTGCCAAAAGTTATCATTGATTTTGAAGTATTTATCTTCTATCCTGAATAATACTCATAAACGTCAAAAATATCTTTCAGAGATTGGCAGTTTTTCTTATTTGCCttgcagaaaaataaacagTCATCAGCAAACTGTAAGTGAGTAATACATGGAGCGCCGTTTCCAATATGTATACCACTAAGATCACCATCGTTAACGCTTGACGAGATTAGATGACTAAGTATGTCTGAGCATAATATGAAGAGGTATGGTGATAGTGGATCACCCTGTCTGATACCCCTATTTGGATGAACATAACCATAGGGAGCACCATTTATCAAGATTGAATAGTTAACAGTAGTTACTACGGTCATAATCCAGCTAATCCATTTTGGACAAAAGCCAAATAGATTCAGTGTTGTTTCCAGAAAGTTCCATTCCACGCGATCGTATGCTTTAGTGACATCCGTTTTGACAGCCATATAGTTTTGTGAGACTCTCGGTCTGACCTTTAAAGAATGCATTACTTCATGTGCAATCATCACATTGTCCTGAATTAAACGTCCTGGAATGAAAGCAGCTTGCGATTCGGAAACAATGTCGTTAAGGTGTGGTTTTAAACGATGAACCAAACatttagaaattattttatatagcaCATTACATAATGCTATTGGCCGGTAGTCTGAGAGTGTTTGAGGATTGTCAATTTTTGGTATCATACAAATGTTGGTATGGTTTATGCTCTGTTTCAATGTTGAAGTTTCGAAAAAACTTTGCACCTCTTGTATGACTTGTGGTCCGACTGTTTCCCAACAAGATTTGTAGAATCTTGCAGTTAAGCCGTCTGGTCCTGGTGCTCGATCATCACCAATTGAACAAATTGCATCGTATATCTCCTCACCTGTGAACACTCGTGTTAGTCTCTTATTTGCCTCATCAGAGACTTTGGGAATGAAATCCGCAAACACCGAGGGTGTGACTTGATGATTAgctgtttcaaatatttttgagaaaaagctTTGAGCATGATCGCCAATATCCTTATCTCCTTGATATAAATTCCCTTGGTCATCAGATATAGAAGTGATCCAGTTTTTTGCAAATCTTGTTTTTGCACAAGCGTGGAAAAAATTGGTATTTTGATCTCCAGAAGTCATCCATTGATTCCTGCTCTTTTGTTGCCAGTGTTTCTCCTCATCACTATAAGCCTTAGTTAGATCATCTTGCAAAAAAGGAATAGTATTCCGTATCTGTGGATTGAAACTCTCCATTGCAAAGTTTAATCTTGTTTGAAGATTAGTGATTCGTTCCTCTGAATTTAGTCGATGTTCTCGTTTTAATGCTGCCATACTGCGTCTGCAGTTTTTAATTCTCTCAGTGATTGGAATGTCTGCATTTTCATCACTCGCGAGCCATCCATCTTTAACGACTTCTTGAAAGTTTGGAGCGTCTAAAAGAcgtttatcaaaataaaaaatttggcgCTTGTGTCTTATTATATCATTGAGGTCGAGTAGAATAGGCCTGTGGTCTGAACCAGCAAAATCAAGAAACTGAGCTTCTGCATTTGGGAAGAAGGCAGACCCTGGTGAGTTAAACATAGCCCTATCCAAGCAGCATTGTATCGTGTGGTTGTGACGTTCACCAACCCAAGAGAAAGTATTCCCTCATGAACGTATGTCCTGAAGATCACACACTGCCAACATATGTCTGAAATCACGGAATGTCCATTCATCTCGAAGAGGACCTCCAATCTTCTCTCTGTTACTTACAATTTCGTTAAAATCTCCAATTAGTATCCATGGTTCATTACGTGATATCGCTAGGTGTTCAAATCGTTCCCATAAATGATGTCTTTCAGTAGAGACAGGGTGACCATACACACAAGACAAGTAGAACTTAATATTATTATGATCCACCATTACATCAATAAGTCTCTCATCTTGTGAGATCAAGGAAAGGACAACATTAGCATTCCAGAATAAACATAAACCTCCACTCCTACCTTGAGGGGGTTGAattaaaacattagaaaaaccTAGATCATCCTTAAGCTTATATATTACATCATTATTGTTTAGagtttcagaaagaaagagCAAATCACACTTAGTAGTTAGATATAGCTTTTTAATACGCGAAGACGTTAGAGAAGGGCCGACGCCTTGGCAATTCCATGAAAGGATCTTCATATTGGGAACCGTGGGGGTACCGGGCCCCCCGCGCCTCCGTCGAAACCATTGTTCACAGAGCAAGAACCAACAGAAACAGTGCGATGAGTCTTCTTTCGGAGTTGGTTCAGGACCACCAACTCCTCCGCTGCTTCGGCTCTATTAAAAGATGCCTCAAACTGAACTCGTTTACGTTTCATGAACACGAACTCTGGTTGTGCATCATCAGACTTACCATCAAGATAGGCTTGTGGTTCATAGGGTTCTGCAATATGTGCCACCTGTTTTGCCTTCAAATAGCGTGTGCGTTCAACCATCAGATCGTTATCCACAAGAGCACTTGGGAGACACTTATTCACCATTCTATACGAAACATTCCCCTGAACAGgtactggtggtggtggtggcatGTTTAGCCCTGGAATCAGATTTGCAGGGTCAACAGATGGTAGAGTGTTTGCCTCGGACATATCTTTGTCACCCTTATCGTGATTCTCGTCATCACTTTCACTGCCTGGATCCTCTGGGTCggaatcatcaaaatcaagggTGCATTCCTTGACATCGTGTTTGAGAGAACCGCATTTCGTACAGAAATTGCGTAGTCGCTCATAACGGAACTTGATTATCGTGTTCTCACCCGCAATGAATTGAATATTCTTTTGAAAGCGCAAAGGATCATCAACATTCCAGTCTATCTTAACACGGACAGCCCCTACTTGCATCTCATTCTCATTGTAATCTACTTCCGAGACATATCCTATCTTATTCCCTACCCACCTAGCCATATCATTGGTTAAGCAAAGAGTAGGAATACCTTGAATCTGAACCCAGAATGGTATGATCTTCATATTAGCCTCGCTTATGTTAGGATACCATCGATGAGTGGTAACCATCCAATCACCAAAAGACCAAGGGCCTCTACGGAGCACCAAATTCAGAGTATCTTCAGACTGAAAACGAAACTGCGCTCTCCCACCCTCCAGAATGCGTCCTACGCATTCATCAGGAAAGCCCCAGACTCGTGGCATCTGCCGGATCAGTGCTCGCAAGTTTTGCTTCCGGGGGTTGACCGGTGTGACCACCAGAGTATGATGGTTGACGGAGATCGCTCGTGAAAGAAACTCCGGTGGAAGCGAGATCGGGGCATCGTCAATGCCCAAGGTAAGATCTTGGACAGATTTTCGGATATTGTCACTCATATTTGGCGGGTGATTGAAGTAAACAATGGAAATCGGGTAGTTGATCGAGAAAAAGCGNgcctcataatttttaaaaatgtccaaTAATAGGCTCCAAAAAAGTCCAAGAATTAGTTAAAAAGccatataatttgaaaatattccataactaataaaatacagtaggttttaaaattagaaaaaatcctcaaaattagcaaaaaaaagtccataattagcaaaaaaaatctcaaaatcaaatgagttaataaataaaaatttgtgaaagcCCCAATATAGTTAGCAAAACATATTTCagcttttattatttttttttaaaaaaaaccttaattttttttctttttcgtattGGGCCTCGGATTTCACTGGACCGGCATTCTTGTTGTCATAACCGATAGCATAATTATCTAACCTGTGGAAACTGTCTCTCGGTTGGATCCATCTCGTCTGCCCTAAATAAGGATTCCATACAAAGAGCCTCGAGTTGTCCTTGACAACGCATAGGACTAAACCGTCACAGTGAAAGACTTTAGATACCTCGATTTGGTCAAGTACACTTAACTTACTTGGTTTACTACAAACGGATCCACCAAGTCTCCTCCTTCGTTGTCGTTGCGGATACTTTGTAGATTGGATCTCAAGGAACAAACCCTATTATCCATCATCATGAACCCCTGAAACTGATTACTTGCCGCCGCCGCTTCTTCTCCAAATAACTCTGTTACCAAGCCCCCAGAAAGATCCGACATCATCATCGTCGTTGTAGGTTTTGAAAATCACGGCTGTGTGTGACAAATTAAATTATAGACCCAATCCTCCTTTCCTTAGGCTTGTTGTAGGTCAGACATGATTTTAGCTCTGAAACctcatctctctgtttctacGTGCCAcgtgggtttttttctttttttttcactcgGAGATACACTTTAGTAATGAGAAAGATAGTGGCTCTGACTCGTAACATGACTTAACATTGAGTTAAGTTGAGTTATGGTCTTAACTCAaagtttattcaaaaatgttaccaatcaagaaaaaaaataatttttttgaagttgagtttgaataatcatgtgttatggttgatgtacaaatttgaggtatatcctttgtaaaatggttaactcaaaagattattcaacttCATGGAAATTTCCATGTGTTAGAGTTGAGTTAtcagttttaaatttttcaaacgattatttaaaaaaaaatatttattatttgtttctatttttatgcTAAACACCCGTAAACAACTTTGGtcaa
The Camelina sativa cultivar DH55 chromosome 15, Cs, whole genome shotgun sequence DNA segment above includes these coding regions:
- the LOC104745672 gene encoding nuclear transcription factor Y subunit A-6-like; amino-acid sequence: MQEFRSFPCPATSWDNSVFTNSKLQGSSSVTDNSSLSLTMDMMSTHFPRMKQTGFQLQDHDSSSTQSTGGESYSEVASLSEPNTRYGRHNIVTHLSGYKENPENRITSHSKSILSKVSQHSVVLPIEAASWPLHSTETPHFNDFLSFPYASQHTMQYPQIGGLVPSRMLLPHNIPENEPIYVNAKQYQAILRRRQHRAKLEAQNKLIKVRKPYLHESRHRHALKRARGSGGRFLNTKKLQESKSPPFSGSPHVFKNSTGKFWQQDIARGGVGSSGSATSCSDITGNNNDMFQQIGLSGYPSNHHVSVLM
- the LOC104745673 gene encoding scarecrow-like protein 29; the protein is MSLDETEPPNQTLDHILSWLEDSMSLSPLPGFDDSYLLHEFDGSQTWEWDQTQDPEHGFIQSYSQDLSAYVGCEAINLEVVTEAPFIYLDPPPELQQPNDQSRKRSSEKLIEAQHVKRSARSKKKSNKSSEKSCKDGNKEERWAEQLLNPCALAITSRNSSRVQHYLCVLSELASSSGDANRRLADFGLRALQHHLSSSSLPSSSSPVVTFASAEVKMFQKTLLKFYEVSPWFALPNNMANSAILQILAQEPIDKKDLHILDIGVSHGMQWPTLLEALSCRSEGPPPHVRISVVSDLTADIPFSIGPPAYSYDSQLLGFARSLKINLQISVIDKFQLIDTSPHETLIICAQFRLHHLKYSIPEERSEAVRALRSLRPKGVILCENNGEGSTNGDFAAGFSRKLEYMWKFLDSTSSGFKEENSEERKLIEGEATKVLMNAGEMDEGKDKWYERMREAGFAAQAFGEDAIDGAKSLLRKYDKNWEIRMEDGDTFAGLTWKGEAVSFCSLWK